gaagatgtttgtgGTGAATGAGAACTTTTTGCAGATCTCCTGTGAGCGGCTGAGGCGTAGAGGGTGAGCTGGGGTGTCTGGTCTTTCTGTCCCACCATccattctctcctctctcctctttgccctttcttcttcttccccttcCTCCCTGTCCACCTCAGGCAGGTCTAGCCAGTTGCCCACAAGGTCTGCAAATACATTGTCCCCCAGAACTAATGGTTGACGGTTGCGACAGCGGCTCATGAGTGAAGAAGTCCAGTCACTGGCGTCATCTGTGCTGTCATGGGAGTAGTCGCTATCTAAGGATGGACCCTCTCTTGAGAGACTGTACAGGATTCCAGGCAGGTCCACTATCTGTGCACGACGGGGACGGGGATGGCTAGGGTAGGGCTCTGGTGGAGGATTTCCCACAACTGGTCCACAGAAGTCAACTTGAGGGGCAGTATATCCTGACCACCTTCTCGGTATAGACTCCAGGTCATTTTCGCTTcttgcatttcttgcatttcttgcatttcttgAGCTCCGTGCACTTCTTTGActtctttcactctcactctCTAGGCTGGATGACGAGGAGGATGAGGTTTCCAGACTGCTTCTGTTTTCTGATAGACTAGTCGAGTTTCTGCTTTCCAAAGACTGCCTTGAACTCGGCATGTGACTCGGGCTGGGCTCTTCAGACATGGTTTGTCTAATACAGCAGCTCTGATCCTctcctgaagctgctgctgctgcagctggtggttcagcagcagcagttgaagCCGTGTGGGGCATTCCCCGGTTAATAGGCCGCCCTGAAATGTCAAGATTTTCTAATGCCGTCTGGACCTGAAGGAGCTTGAGTTCCTGAAGGGCTCCCATCATTGAATTCATCTGAGCATGGAGGCCATCTCCAGCTTCTTTCATGGATAACtgcaaaaagacagagagagaaataaagatAAAGGACTGATAGCGGTATTCACgtttacatttgtgtttttgacacacacagacaaaaaaaaaaaaaatctcattgcaCAAGAGCAACTGACAATAGTCATTAATTCCAGGAAATATTAACAGTTATTATCCCTGGTAAAAAATCTGCCAAGCCCAACATGGATCTATCTGCTGCGATGACCCCCTTATGAATAATGGAGCAGCGTAAAGAAGCTTATTAAAAAGATAAGTTATTGTACTAAGCCTGTTTTTTGTCTCGTCACTTGTGGGTTTCAGGGTATGCACCGTGTTTAATTATGTGGTCATGTGACCTAGTTTTGGATGACAGGCTGGGGTCCCATATGGCCAGCGTATGAGAGAAAATCCAACTAGTGACAGCTGTAAAACA
This genomic interval from Oreochromis niloticus isolate F11D_XX linkage group LG5, O_niloticus_UMD_NMBU, whole genome shotgun sequence contains the following:
- the inka2 gene encoding PAK4-inhibitor INKA2 translates to MEQRLAKQESKNMDACLRRLKQELLSMKEAGDGLHAQMNSMMGALQELKLLQVQTALENLDISGRPINRGMPHTASTAAAEPPAAAAAASGEDQSCCIRQTMSEEPSPSHMPSSRQSLESRNSTSLSENRSSLETSSSSSSSLESESERSQRSARSSRNARNARNARSENDLESIPRRWSGYTAPQVDFCGPVVGNPPPEPYPSHPRPRRAQIVDLPGILYSLSREGPSLDSDYSHDSTDDASDWTSSLMSRCRNRQPLVLGDNVFADLVGNWLDLPEVDREEGEEEERAKRREERMDGGTERPDTPAHPLRLSRSQEICKKFSFTTNIFKKFLRSVRPDRDKLLKERPGWVAPELPEGDLFKRPKKLLPKSSKGSFYLPFWANGQQGKSSTCMHLPETERNHHQHLHQFYQQPFAGIYLDRRQPETGLEKMQPLFDYNTAVWV